A window of the Proteus terrae subsp. cibarius genome harbors these coding sequences:
- the rnc gene encoding ribonuclease III: MNTLLINQLQKKLGYTFTQNELLLQALTHRSASSKHNERLEFLGDSILSYVIANALYHRFPRVDEGDMSRMRATLVRGNTLAELAREFELGECLRLGPGELKSGGFRRESILADTVEALIGAIFLDSDIQNIEKIILNWYENRLAEISPGDKQKDPKTRLQEYLQGRHLPLPSYIVVQVRGEAHDQEFTIHCQISGIEQPVKGMGTSRRKAEQAAAEQALIQLELE, translated from the coding sequence ATGAATACTTTATTAATAAACCAGTTACAAAAGAAACTGGGCTATACTTTTACGCAAAATGAATTATTACTACAGGCTTTAACGCATCGTAGTGCCAGCAGTAAACATAATGAACGTTTAGAATTTTTAGGTGATTCAATTCTAAGCTATGTGATTGCTAACGCACTTTATCATCGCTTTCCTCGTGTTGATGAAGGTGATATGAGTCGAATGAGAGCAACACTTGTTCGTGGAAATACACTCGCTGAGTTAGCGCGTGAATTTGAACTAGGCGAATGTCTACGTTTAGGCCCAGGGGAATTAAAAAGCGGCGGTTTTCGTCGCGAATCAATTTTAGCAGATACGGTGGAAGCTTTAATTGGTGCTATTTTCCTCGATAGTGATATTCAAAATATCGAAAAAATTATTTTAAATTGGTATGAGAATCGTTTGGCTGAAATCAGCCCGGGCGATAAGCAAAAAGATCCTAAAACTCGTTTGCAAGAGTATCTGCAAGGCCGTCATTTACCATTACCTTCTTATATTGTGGTACAGGTTCGTGGTGAAGCCCATGATCAAGAGTTTACGATCCATTGTCAGATAAGCGGTATCGAACAACCTGTCAAAGGGATGGGTACAAGCCGTCGTAAAGCTGAACAGGCCGCTGCTGAACAGGCATTAATACAACTGGAGCTTGAATGA
- the rseB gene encoding sigma-E factor regulatory protein RseB gives MKKSWLSTLLLVGSLSMPIQALAQPQTGSVEALLQKMGQISQSSTYELSFININSQGIVPIRYRHTLIDGKPLAQLMQMDSTRREIVQRGDEISYFEPGLDAFSLRNDHIVDYIPSIIYQNFNELSGYYNFIDAGRTHIGDIPSRVVRVLSKNNDRYDYVLFIDEERYLPLRVDLLDKNNDIIEQFRVITVNEGSEVKDALNSLRTVNMPPLLLVPKSKPLVYNWSVSQLPEGFKEVKRSNHQISETEFSQSILFSDGLFDFSIYVNKSGQQVNSPERDKMLRYGRNTIYTYDKEGNEITFIGQLPFPTAQAIVNSVVFTKK, from the coding sequence ATGAAAAAATCATGGTTATCCACCTTATTGCTGGTGGGGAGCCTGTCAATGCCGATACAAGCCTTGGCGCAACCTCAAACAGGTAGTGTCGAGGCTTTGTTGCAAAAGATGGGTCAGATAAGTCAAAGCTCTACCTATGAATTATCTTTTATCAATATCAATTCTCAAGGTATTGTTCCTATTCGCTACCGTCACACTCTGATTGATGGCAAACCACTTGCACAATTAATGCAAATGGATAGTACTCGCCGTGAAATTGTTCAACGTGGTGATGAAATCAGTTATTTTGAACCCGGTTTAGATGCCTTCAGCTTAAGAAATGATCATATCGTTGATTATATCCCTTCTATCATTTACCAAAATTTCAATGAGTTATCGGGGTATTATAATTTTATTGATGCAGGTAGAACGCATATTGGTGATATTCCGAGCCGAGTTGTTCGTGTGCTATCGAAAAACAATGACCGCTACGATTATGTCTTGTTTATTGATGAGGAAAGATATCTGCCTTTAAGAGTCGATCTGTTAGATAAGAATAATGACATCATTGAGCAATTTCGAGTGATCACCGTTAATGAAGGAAGTGAAGTTAAAGATGCACTTAATTCATTACGTACTGTCAATATGCCTCCTTTATTACTTGTGCCAAAATCTAAGCCATTGGTTTATAACTGGTCAGTTAGTCAATTACCTGAAGGTTTTAAAGAGGTAAAACGCAGTAACCATCAGATTTCTGAAACAGAGTTTAGTCAGTCGATTTTATTTAGCGATGGCTTATTTGACTTCTCTATTTATGTTAATAAAAGTGGTCAACAGGTTAATTCGCCCGAACGCGATAAAATGTTAAGGTATGGTCGTAATACAATTTATACCTATGACAAAGAAGGTAATGAAATTACCTTTATTGGTCAGTTACCGTTTCCTACGGCACAAGCAATAGTTAATAGTGTTGTATTTACGAAAAAGTAA
- the lepA gene encoding translation elongation factor 4 → MKNIRNFSIIAHIDHGKSTLSDRIIQICGGLTDREMAAQVLDSMDLERERGITIKAQSVTLNYTADDGEVYQLNFIDTPGHVDFSYEVSRSLAACEGALLVVDAGQGVEAQTLANCYTAMDMDLTVVPVLNKIDLPAAEPERVAEEIEDIVGIDATDAVRCSAKTGIGVKEVIERLVKEIPAPEGDPEAPLQALIIDSWFDNYLGVVSLIRVKNGKVSKGDKIKVMSTGQVYNIDRIGIFTPKQIDTTSLNCGEVGWVVCGIKDILGAPVGDTLTASQKPADKPLPGFKKVKPQVYAGLFPISSDDYESFRDALGKLSLNDASLFYEPESSSALGFGFRCGFLGLLHMEIIQERLEREYDLDLITTAPTVVYEVEMTNGDIVLVDSPSKLPPLNNIEEIREPIAECHMLLPQEYLGNVITLCIEKRGVQTNMVYHGNQVSLTYEIPMAEVVLDFFDRLKSTSRGYASLDYNFIRFQGSNMVRVDVLINGERVDALALITHNDNAPYRGRELVEKMKEFIPRQQFDIAIQAAIGNHIIARSTVKQLRKNVLAKCYGGDVSRKKKLLQKQKDGKKRMKQIGNVELPQEAFLAILHVGKDK, encoded by the coding sequence ATGAAAAACATACGTAACTTTTCCATTATCGCACATATTGACCACGGTAAATCGACGTTATCTGATCGAATTATTCAAATTTGTGGTGGCTTAACAGATCGTGAAATGGCTGCGCAGGTTCTTGATTCTATGGATCTTGAGCGTGAACGTGGTATTACAATCAAAGCGCAAAGCGTAACCTTAAATTACACCGCTGATGACGGTGAAGTTTATCAGCTTAACTTTATCGATACCCCAGGACACGTTGACTTCTCTTATGAAGTATCTCGTTCACTCGCAGCGTGTGAAGGCGCCTTATTGGTCGTAGATGCCGGGCAAGGGGTTGAAGCGCAAACATTAGCTAACTGCTATACAGCGATGGATATGGATCTCACCGTCGTTCCTGTTTTAAATAAAATAGATTTACCAGCAGCAGAGCCTGAGCGTGTTGCTGAAGAGATTGAAGACATTGTGGGGATCGATGCCACAGATGCAGTGCGTTGCTCTGCAAAAACAGGTATTGGTGTTAAAGAAGTTATCGAGCGTCTTGTTAAAGAAATCCCAGCGCCTGAAGGCGATCCTGAGGCACCATTACAAGCACTGATTATTGACTCTTGGTTTGATAATTACTTGGGTGTTGTTTCACTTATTCGTGTTAAAAACGGTAAAGTAAGTAAAGGCGATAAAATCAAGGTAATGAGTACGGGACAAGTTTATAATATTGACCGTATTGGTATTTTTACACCCAAACAAATTGATACAACATCATTAAATTGTGGCGAAGTTGGTTGGGTTGTTTGTGGTATTAAAGATATTTTAGGTGCACCTGTTGGGGATACCTTAACAGCATCCCAAAAACCAGCAGATAAACCATTACCTGGCTTTAAAAAAGTTAAGCCACAGGTTTATGCCGGTTTATTCCCAATTAGTTCTGACGACTATGAATCATTCCGTGATGCATTAGGTAAATTGAGCTTAAACGATGCTTCATTATTCTATGAACCAGAGAGTTCATCTGCATTAGGTTTTGGTTTCCGTTGCGGTTTCTTGGGTCTTCTGCACATGGAGATCATTCAAGAACGTTTAGAACGTGAATATGACCTTGACCTGATTACAACGGCCCCAACCGTAGTTTATGAAGTTGAAATGACTAACGGTGATATTGTATTAGTGGATAGCCCGTCTAAATTACCACCACTGAATAATATTGAAGAAATCAGAGAGCCTATTGCTGAGTGTCATATGCTATTACCGCAAGAATACTTAGGTAATGTAATTACTTTATGTATCGAAAAACGCGGTGTTCAAACCAATATGGTCTATCATGGTAATCAGGTTTCGTTAACTTATGAAATTCCGATGGCTGAAGTGGTATTAGATTTCTTTGACCGATTAAAATCAACATCACGCGGTTATGCTTCTTTAGACTATAACTTTATCCGCTTCCAAGGCTCTAACATGGTTCGTGTAGATGTCTTGATTAATGGTGAGCGTGTTGATGCTTTAGCATTGATTACACATAACGATAATGCACCTTATCGTGGTCGTGAATTGGTGGAAAAAATGAAAGAATTTATTCCACGTCAACAGTTTGATATCGCCATCCAAGCAGCAATTGGTAACCACATTATTGCTCGTTCAACTGTTAAACAGTTACGTAAAAACGTATTAGCCAAATGTTATGGCGGTGACGTTAGCCGTAAGAAGAAACTGTTACAGAAACAGAAAGATGGTAAAAAACGTATGAAGCAAATTGGTAACGTAGAGCTACCACAAGAAGCGTTTTTAGCCATCCTTCATGTTGGTAAAGATAAATAA
- the rpoE gene encoding RNA polymerase sigma factor RpoE, with protein sequence MSEQLTDQMLVEKVQNGDQKAFNLLVIRYQHKVASLISRYVPQGDVPDVSQEAFIKAYRAIGSFRGDSAFYTWLYRIAVNTAKNYLVAQGRRPPSNDLDASDVENFESPNALKEISNPENLMLSEELRRVVFHTIESLPEDLRVAITLRELDGLSYEEIAVIMDCPVGTVRSRIFRAREAIDNKVQPLIQEF encoded by the coding sequence ATGAGCGAGCAGTTAACGGACCAAATGTTGGTTGAAAAGGTACAAAATGGTGACCAGAAAGCCTTTAATTTGCTGGTTATCCGTTATCAACACAAGGTAGCAAGCCTGATTTCCCGTTATGTACCACAGGGCGATGTGCCAGATGTTTCGCAAGAGGCCTTTATTAAAGCTTATCGCGCCATTGGTTCTTTCCGTGGAGATAGTGCGTTTTATACATGGCTTTATCGCATTGCTGTGAATACAGCAAAAAATTATCTGGTCGCACAGGGGCGACGTCCGCCTTCGAATGATTTAGATGCGAGTGATGTTGAAAATTTCGAATCACCTAATGCACTAAAAGAAATTTCGAACCCTGAGAATTTAATGTTGTCTGAAGAGTTACGGAGAGTGGTTTTTCACACCATAGAGTCATTACCTGAAGATTTAAGGGTTGCTATTACACTTCGGGAACTTGACGGGCTAAGCTATGAAGAGATAGCGGTCATTATGGACTGCCCTGTCGGAACAGTACGTTCACGTATTTTTAGGGCGCGAGAAGCTATTGATAATAAGGTTCAACCATTAATACAAGAGTTTTAA
- the era gene encoding GTPase Era codes for MSEEQTYCGFIAIVGRPNVGKSTLLNQLLGQKVSITSRKPQTTRHRIMGIDTDGAYQAIYVDTPGLHIEEKRAINRLMNRAASSSIGDVELVIFVVEGTNWTPDDEMVLNKLKSLRCPVLLAINKVDNVTDKTKLLPHIGFLSQQMDFLDVVPISAEKDMNIDTIAKIVRKCLPEATHHFPEDYITDRSQRFMASEIIREKLMRFLGEELPYSVTVEIEQFVTNERGGYDIHGLILVEREGQKKMVIGNKGAKIKKIGTEARMDMEDLFENKVHLELWVKVKAGWADDERALRSLGYVDDLK; via the coding sequence ATGAGCGAAGAACAAACCTATTGCGGATTTATTGCGATAGTCGGTCGCCCAAATGTGGGAAAATCAACACTACTGAACCAATTACTGGGGCAGAAAGTTTCTATTACATCACGTAAACCGCAAACTACGCGTCACCGTATCATGGGTATTGATACAGATGGCGCTTACCAAGCTATTTATGTGGATACACCGGGCTTGCATATTGAAGAAAAGCGAGCCATCAACAGATTGATGAACCGTGCAGCAAGCAGTTCAATTGGTGATGTTGAATTGGTTATTTTCGTTGTCGAAGGCACCAACTGGACGCCTGACGATGAAATGGTATTAAATAAATTAAAATCATTACGTTGCCCTGTTTTATTAGCAATTAATAAAGTGGATAACGTGACTGATAAAACCAAGTTACTTCCACACATTGGCTTTTTAAGTCAACAAATGGATTTTCTTGATGTTGTACCAATCAGTGCTGAAAAAGACATGAATATCGATACGATTGCGAAAATCGTACGTAAGTGTTTACCAGAAGCGACTCATCATTTCCCAGAAGATTATATTACTGATCGCTCTCAGCGTTTTATGGCGTCAGAAATTATTCGTGAGAAACTGATGCGCTTTTTAGGTGAAGAATTGCCTTATTCTGTCACGGTTGAAATCGAACAATTCGTTACCAATGAGCGTGGTGGTTATGATATCCACGGATTAATTCTGGTTGAGCGTGAAGGCCAGAAGAAGATGGTTATTGGTAATAAAGGTGCGAAAATCAAGAAAATTGGTACTGAAGCCCGTATGGATATGGAAGACTTATTTGAAAACAAAGTTCACTTAGAACTTTGGGTGAAAGTCAAAGCGGGTTGGGCTGATGATGAACGTGCTTTACGTAGCCTTGGCTATGTGGACGATTTAAAGTAG
- the trmN gene encoding tRNA(1)(Val) (adenine(37)-N(6))-methyltransferase TrmN encodes MNQKKVKKVGLRKGGFTFKQFFVAHDKCEMKVGTDGVLLGAWAPIDNVKSALDIGTGSGLIALMLAQRANQIERLDGIELDEKAASQATENVQESQWRSLIHIHHDDIYHYAEKAQNKYDLIVSNPPYFEPAIACRNDAREQARYTKTLTHEGLLDSAQSLITEDGLFCVVLPYSIGEQFIEIAEKKEWNIARRVNIKDSADKPYHRILLAFQRQNQSSVECSIDELIIRNNGGHYTDKFRSWVTDFYLYY; translated from the coding sequence ATGAATCAAAAGAAAGTGAAGAAAGTGGGATTACGTAAAGGTGGTTTTACATTTAAACAATTTTTTGTTGCTCATGATAAGTGTGAAATGAAAGTGGGGACAGATGGTGTTTTATTAGGTGCTTGGGCACCTATCGATAATGTAAAAAGTGCGCTTGATATTGGTACAGGGAGTGGATTAATTGCATTAATGTTAGCTCAGCGAGCGAATCAAATTGAACGCCTAGATGGTATTGAACTCGATGAAAAGGCTGCATCACAAGCTACGGAAAATGTTCAAGAGTCACAATGGCGCTCACTTATTCATATTCATCATGATGATATTTATCATTATGCTGAAAAAGCGCAAAATAAGTATGATTTGATTGTAAGTAATCCTCCTTATTTTGAACCAGCAATTGCTTGCCGTAATGATGCTCGTGAGCAAGCACGTTATACCAAAACCTTAACGCATGAGGGATTGCTGGATAGTGCACAATCACTTATCACCGAAGATGGATTGTTCTGTGTTGTATTACCTTACTCTATTGGTGAGCAATTTATTGAAATCGCAGAAAAAAAAGAGTGGAATATTGCAAGACGCGTTAATATTAAAGATAGTGCAGATAAACCTTATCATCGAATTTTGTTAGCATTTCAAAGACAAAATCAAAGCAGTGTTGAATGTAGTATAGATGAACTTATTATTCGTAATAATGGAGGGCATTACACTGATAAGTTTCGCTCTTGGGTGACTGACTTTTATTTATATTATTAA
- the rseA gene encoding anti-sigma-E factor RseA, translating into MQKEKLSAFMDGEILDKELMGTIARDDSMKETWQHYHLIRDTMRGDVGEVVHFDIASRVALALENEPVRISPEQQQEQQPAPSQWRQHSFLQTLRPWASQLTQIGVAACVSLAVIVGVQQYNGKSGSEDFQVDTPVFNTQPIMGSGSPVSLNLQNDTLGKDQQTRLQERNQRLGLMLQQYELDRRIYNAPQNEAPISAQGETQPVVAQ; encoded by the coding sequence ATGCAAAAAGAAAAACTTTCTGCATTTATGGATGGCGAAATTCTTGATAAAGAATTAATGGGTACAATTGCTCGTGATGACTCTATGAAAGAGACATGGCAACACTACCATTTAATTCGTGACACAATGCGTGGTGATGTAGGTGAAGTAGTCCACTTCGATATCGCAAGTCGCGTTGCGCTCGCTTTAGAGAATGAACCTGTTCGCATAAGTCCTGAACAACAACAAGAGCAGCAACCTGCGCCATCACAATGGCGTCAGCACTCTTTCTTACAAACGTTACGTCCTTGGGCAAGTCAGTTAACTCAAATCGGTGTCGCGGCTTGTGTTTCATTAGCTGTTATTGTTGGTGTTCAGCAATATAATGGAAAAAGTGGTTCTGAAGATTTTCAAGTAGATACACCTGTATTTAATACTCAACCTATTATGGGTTCAGGTTCGCCTGTAAGTTTAAATCTTCAAAACGATACTTTAGGTAAAGACCAGCAAACACGTTTACAAGAGCGTAATCAGCGCCTTGGATTAATGTTGCAACAGTATGAGTTAGATCGTCGTATCTATAATGCACCACAAAATGAAGCGCCAATCAGCGCTCAAGGTGAAACTCAACCTGTTGTAGCACAGTAA
- the rseC gene encoding SoxR-reducing system protein RseC: MVKEWATVIHWHEGRALLRYGSSSGCGSCQARAACGSYLLNKIGPETVHQLELPVAQTLVEGQKVEVGIPENNLLLSAMLVYLTPLIGLFIVAGIASLWFSSEFAIFCSGLVGGILGFLFAKKVATWWSKDEGFEPVILQIGLPPHELKVQFQE, translated from the coding sequence ATGGTTAAAGAGTGGGCAACAGTTATACATTGGCATGAAGGTCGAGCGTTATTACGCTACGGCTCTTCTTCTGGCTGTGGTAGTTGCCAAGCTCGTGCTGCCTGCGGCTCTTATTTATTAAATAAAATAGGGCCAGAGACAGTTCATCAACTTGAACTTCCTGTTGCACAAACTTTAGTCGAGGGGCAAAAAGTGGAAGTGGGTATTCCTGAAAATAATCTACTTCTTTCTGCAATGCTTGTGTATTTAACGCCACTTATTGGTCTATTTATTGTCGCAGGCATTGCGAGCCTTTGGTTTTCTAGTGAGTTTGCTATTTTTTGCAGTGGGCTTGTAGGTGGTATCCTTGGTTTCTTATTTGCAAAAAAAGTGGCGACTTGGTGGAGTAAAGACGAAGGTTTTGAGCCTGTTATATTGCAAATAGGGCTTCCACCTCATGAACTTAAAGTTCAATTTCAAGAATAA
- the lepB gene encoding signal peptidase I — protein sequence MANTFALILTLATLITGIFWGIERFKLKPARKAKLKRLQEMTQGTEDQQELAKSINKPSWAETLGSLFPVLIIVLVLRSFVYEPFQIPSRSMMPTLLVGDFILVEKFAYGLKDPITQTTLINTGKPKRGDIAVFKYPRDPSTDFIKRVIGLPGDKIVYDMMSKKLHIYPNCDKAICNEEISVNYGTAYPSEWTLLLQNVPGGQRINGMKSIPIEEPISTATQLREEERVETIDKVSHRIMTIPGDMTMPEFIQPGLPVGTWIVPEGHYFMMGDNRDGSSDSRFWGFVPEKNLVGKATTIWMSFEKVENEWPTGVRFSRIGGIK from the coding sequence ATGGCTAACACGTTTGCCTTGATCCTAACGCTGGCAACGCTAATAACGGGAATTTTTTGGGGAATTGAGCGCTTTAAGCTCAAGCCTGCCCGAAAAGCAAAACTAAAGCGTCTTCAAGAGATGACGCAAGGGACCGAGGATCAGCAAGAGTTAGCAAAATCAATTAATAAGCCAAGCTGGGCGGAGACATTAGGCTCTTTATTTCCAGTCTTGATTATTGTTTTGGTTCTGCGTTCATTTGTGTATGAGCCGTTTCAAATACCTTCTCGCTCCATGATGCCAACCTTGTTGGTTGGCGATTTTATCTTGGTTGAAAAATTTGCTTATGGATTAAAAGATCCAATTACACAGACAACGTTAATTAATACAGGGAAGCCAAAACGAGGTGATATTGCAGTATTTAAATATCCTCGTGATCCTTCTACTGATTTTATTAAACGTGTTATTGGATTACCGGGCGATAAAATTGTTTATGATATGATGTCGAAAAAACTTCATATCTATCCAAATTGTGATAAAGCTATTTGCAATGAAGAAATATCAGTAAATTACGGTACTGCTTATCCAAGTGAATGGACGTTGTTATTACAAAATGTACCGGGTGGTCAGCGTATTAATGGTATGAAATCTATTCCAATTGAGGAGCCTATTTCAACAGCAACTCAATTACGTGAAGAAGAAAGGGTAGAAACTATTGATAAAGTCTCTCACCGTATTATGACAATACCTGGTGATATGACGATGCCTGAGTTTATTCAACCTGGATTACCTGTCGGTACGTGGATTGTTCCTGAAGGCCATTACTTTATGATGGGTGATAATCGAGACGGTAGCTCTGATAGTCGATTCTGGGGCTTTGTTCCAGAGAAGAACTTAGTCGGTAAAGCGACAACAATCTGGATGAGCTTTGAAAAAGTAGAGAATGAATGGCCAACAGGCGTTCGTTTTAGCCGTATCGGTGGCATTAAGTAA